AGGGGGCTGCTTGGGTCCTAGATGTTTGTAGTTGTTCCAAGAGAAATATTACCAGAGTGGGAGACTGGTATGGTGGCAACCGTGTTTTGGAGTCAGATGGATTTGggtctgaatcctggctccactccTGGAAGCAAGTCACTTGACctttcagagtctcagtttcctcttcaataaaatgagtataacacttctcacagggttgttgtgagaacgAAATTAAGCAACCGATAATATACTAAATAATCTATGTAAAGCACATAATTTAATATTCCCAACTCACAAGGTACTCAGTAAAAATGTTAGTTTTGTACTCTTTCCCTTTTAGGACAAATTGTTAAAATCATCACGTTACCAGAGCACGATAGAAAACCCTTTGAGAACAAAACTCCTTTGCTCTGTAGTTCATCTGACCACTTCTACATCTTTCCAGTGAATCTATCCAGTGGGAGTGAATATCCCGTGATTGACAGCTGGTTCCATTCTCAATGCATAAATATCTTGCAGTTAATAAATTGGACCCTTGCTTAGTATGAGTCTGTCTCCCAGAGCTTGATCACATCTGagtgtacaggaaaaaaaaactttcttgaTCTTCAGAAGTGAGATCCAGACTCTGGACTAGAGTTTGAGACCCTGAAAGAtcctcccctttttctcttctcttctcttctcttctcttctcttctcttctcttctcttctcttctcttctcttctgcaACACTATGGTTCTTAGATTCTGGAGTTGTAAGGAGaacagaaacactgaaaaactTGGCTTAGCTGTATAACTAggcatttatttgaaatgtctgtGCTATCTCTTATTAGATAATTTTCTCACTGCGGAACTCTTGGAATTTGGGAGAGGCAAAGAACAAGGTTGAGCTGTTGCCTGGAGAAAGGTCAGGGTTTGGTCCTCCTTCTAGACTCAGATACGTACTGGTGTCCGTGTCCCGGAGTTGATGAGACTCAGGAAAGCTGTTTGATTGTAACGAAATCACCAGGGACTGAAGTATGAAAAACCAGAATGCCAGCTTATTAACTTACAGCCAGAAGAACACTGTCAGAAACTCTCGGTGTCTGTATTAACCTGACTAGTCAATGCGTTCTCCTTTTGGGAATGTTATAGGAAGCCAGAATTTTTGGAAGGCCCGCTGGTAAATTTCAAGTCTGAGCCAGAGAGTTGGTTATGCAATTCAGGCAATGAGTGTCACGGGGCACTGATGTGTTGATGTGTTTGTTTTGACACCTGGGATGTGCTGGACCAGCTATGCTGGCGGACGAGCTCGTCAGAGCACTTTCTCCCTTGTGCAATCTTTGATGTCATTCTAACATTGATCTTGGTGTCCTCCTTTTTCTTGCGAAATATTAATAGTTTGAGGTTCGCAAACAAGTATAGGGGATGATTTAATAAACAGCATCCTGCTTAAGCAAATGTTTGGCCTTGCTTATTCTTTCAGTACCAATTCCCCCCCTCTTTAcagaggtaaccactatcctgGATTTGGTGTTTAACAATCCcataaaaatttttgtattgATCAAGTATGAATTAGCGACAAATAACATATGGTATTATTACGTATGTTATAAGACTACAAAAATTACATCACACCATATATACATGCTTTACAACTATTTCATTCAATGTTACATTTTGGGGTCTTGTCCATGTTGAGACTTAGCTAAGCCAAGTTTTTCATAGTGTTTCTCTTCTCCTTGTTATGATTCCAGAATGTAAGAACTCTAGTGTTGCAgctaaaggaagagaagagaaagggtaGGATATCTGTTTCACTCAGTATTATATTTTGAGGTTTTGTCCACGctgagggatatatatatatatatatataatgtaaaataaataaaagaattgtgaTACACCCATATACTAGAATGCTATGCAGCAGTTAGAATTAATAatcttttatccattcttctgttgaacTTCTAAGTTGTTTGCAGCATTTTGCTGACTCTTGTGTGGTTGGCAAATTGTTTCCTAAGTGGTTACCAATTTAGACCTCCATTTATCCTCTCCAATGTTGGATATTGCCAGAATTTAGTTTTTTTCCCAATGTGATAAGTATGAAATAGCATTtcattgtttacttatttatttttttaggtaggtactatgatttatttatttttggtcaatgtcaaatttttaaaaaaaatttaattaaatttatttatttacttattttaaggagggcacagctcacagtggcccacgtggggattgaaccggcaacactGGTGTTAgcagcaccgcgctccaaccaactgagctaaccagccacccctcaaaattttaaaaaatttttattaaagtgattggggtgacattggttagtaaaattatgtaggtttcaagtgtatgattctgtattacatcatctatatatcgcattttgtgttcaccacccagagttagttctccttccatcaccatatatgtgaccccctttatccttctcccttctctccctccactcttaccctctggtaaccactaaactgtggtctgtgtctatgagtttttgtttgtttgtcttgttcatttactgttttcagttttatatcctacatatgagtgaaatcatatagttctcgactttttccatctgacttatttcgcttagcatgataatctcaagacccattcatgttgtcacaaatgacactatttcatcttttcttatggccaagtaatatttcattgtatatatgtaccacatctttattcaatcatctatcaaaggacattttagttgtttccacgtcttggccaccataaagaaagctgcaatgaacgttggagcacacgtgtctttatgtataaatgttttcagatcttttgggtagatacccaggagagggattgctgggtcatatggtaattctattcttaattttttgaggatccaccacactgccttccatagcggctgcaccagtctgcattcccaccaacagtgtatgagtgttcctttttctccacagcctctccaacacttgttactatttgtcttgttgatgacagccttTCTAACTGCTGTgcagtgacatctcattgtggtttttatctgcatttctctgatgattagtgatgttgagcgttttttcatatgtctattgtccatttgtatgtcatctttggagaaatgtctattcaggtcctctgctcattttttaattggattgtttgttttttttgttgttgagttgtgtgacttccttatatatttttgatattagctccttatcagaggtgttgtttgcaaatatcttctcctatttggttgcctctgttttgttgattttttttttttttttttgctgtgcagaagcttttcagtttgatgttgtcccattcatttatttttgcttttacttcccttgcctttgaggtcaaattcataaagtcctctctgaacacaaggtccattcatttagtacctatgctttcttctatgcaatttattgttttgggtcttatatttagatctttgatccattttgagttaattttggtacatggtgacagatagcagtccagtttcattcttttgcaagtggctttcctattttcccagcaccatttattaaagaggcttttttttctccattgtatgtttttggctcctttgtcgaaaacagaattgagaacgcagaaaaaACCCCACgcatatacatgtgggtttatttctgggttctcaattctgttccactagtctgtttgtgtgtttttctgccaataccatgctgttttgattattgtcactttgtagtataaattgaattcagggagtgtgatacctccagcctcattcttttttcttagtattgctttggctgttaggggtcttttgtgattccatgcaaatctgattatttttttgttctattttttgaaaaaatgccattgggattttgatggggattgcattaaatctgtatattgctttaggtgagatggacattttaactgtgttgattcttcaaatccatgaacatggaatatctttccatttctctgtgtcttcttcagtttcttttaataatgccttacagttttcagtgtatacatccttcacatcctttgttaagtttattcctgggtattttattctttttgttaccaTTGCAATACgaattttttcacttctttttttctgaaatttcattgttaggatATAGGAAcataatggatttttgtacattgattttatatcctgcaactttactgtatttgtttattgtttctcgtaggttttttggtggagtcgttaggattttctacataaagaatcatgtcatctgcaaaaagtgacagtttgacttcttgattttctgttttcctgagcattgttttaaaaatatcacttggccattcatatttctattttggtaaattttctttttataagttttgctattttttttcctaatttgatATTTGTAAGTTCTTTGTACAGTCTGGCTATTAATTGCTTATTGTTTAGAACCATTGCAGAAGTTTCATCCTTGTCTGTGGCTTGtccttttaactttttgagtGTCTTTTGATTTACAGGCATTTAgatttaattgtagtaaaattcatgaattttttctttgtcgtttttatatttcttgtctAAGAAATCCATTCTTACTTCGAAGTGATACAgatattctcctttattttctttaaatttaaaaaaattggctTATCACACTTAGATATTTAATTTACGTGGTATTGTATATGGTATGAAAtgtagatataatttttttcatatggaaaACTGATTATATTGGCACAATGTATTGAAAGGGTTGCTTTCCTTACTGATATACAAAGCCGTTACTGTTATATTGCAAGTATGcttgggtctgtttctggatgTTCCATTGCTTTATAGGTCTGTCTTTAAAACAGTTTCACACTGCTTTAAATAATGtaactttgtaatatattttgatgtCTGGTAAGTTTCCTCCTccttatttatcttaaaaattgtCCTGGCCATTTTTGATTCTTTGCTGTTctatatacattttgaattaatgtgtCAAGTTTCACAAAAATCCTTATGGagactttaaataaaatcaactttattgaggtataatttatatgtgATAAAGTACAccaattttaagtatacaattatattaattttgacAAAAACATATCTCCATTTAGAATAATTCCATCACCCTAGATTGTTCCCTTGTGTTTCTCTTTCCAGCCAATTTATAAGTTCTCCCAGCCCTAGTCATCCACTgatctacttttcatttttacatttttatatttgtctttagtaagttccatgtaaatggaatcatacagtatgtattcttttgggTCTGGTTCTTTTGATcaatataatgtttttgaggCTCACCACGTCACACGTATCAGTAGTCCGTTCTTTTTTCcttgctaaatagtattccactgtatgggcCTACCACAATGtcatgtttatccattcatcggttggtggacatttgggttgtttcaagGTTTGGGTTATTATTAAAGCTGCTAGGAATATTCATGTAAAAACCTTcatgtggacatatgctttcatttcgcctaggagtagaattgctgggtcgtatagtcaagtatatttaactttataagaaattgccacacTATTTTCCAAGCAATTGTATCATTTTGCTCTCTTACCAGCAATACCAACCCTTGGTGTTgccagtgtttttaattttggccattctaatggCTGTGTAACAGTATCTCATTaggttttaatatgcatttctctgatgactaatgacattgagcatcttttcatgtacttactggccatttgtacatctgtTTTGGTGAAGTGTCCATTCatatcttttgcttatttttaaattgagtttcaAATATTCCTTATAAATTCTGGGTTGTTTGTGAAGGATAGGACTTTGGAAAATAGCTATTTGAATTAGTTTCTAGTCTGACCACCTGTGTGTGAGAGTGAAATGAAGCAGAGATGAGACAACCTTCATGTTCGATCACAATTATTTATTGTCAATTTTAATGCAATCCAGTTATTTGAATCCAAAGACTTGAAACAAACATGTTATAGTCAAACCAAGGAACTATACAGCAGTGGCAGGTTGTTCCTTCTGGGTATAAAGGGTATTCCTATGAGGAAAGGCCAATGAACTACAGAAACATGTTAGAGCCATTGTATTTCCATGCTAttgctcttcaaaaaaaaatttttttttaacgtggAGCGAATTCTTCAGAGTAGGGGCAACATCTTTCTTGCTATAATCAAGTCAGAGCCCTCGTTTGGATCTTTGAATCCTGAACTGATCCATCCCTGATGattaaaataatgctttcacTCACTGGCGAGGGAGAAAGAAGCACTTGGTGCCACTTCTCAATGCTTCTTGTTAGCTTACCGATTAAAGATGTACCCAAGAATAAGGGCTTGGTGGTTTTGATACgcaaaaaaaaaactaccaacaCGCCATCTTTGCTTTTAGGGTCTTCTTTCTGCCACCATCCAATATAGGGCAGACTGAAAATTATGGTCCACATTGCTGTAAGAGAAGCTTTGGCTCCAGAACTGGTAATGCATTTataattgtttgctttttagagATGCAGGCTTAGCTTTGGCATAAGTAATGAATAATGAGCTCTCAAAAAGACACCTCAACTTGACACCAAGCTCCAAATCTGCTTTGCATTGTTCTTCCAAATTTAGTCCCACACAGTATTTGTTCCACTCAGGGTTTCCTAACAAAGTAGCCCACATACCCTACATTCTTTGGAAGGAACCCGATAACAAGGCATAGAGTACAATCACATGTTTACAAGAAAAAGATAGAGACCGATACATCCACTTTTAGAAAAAAGACTGTAATGAATTACTCATCTGttacagttttttactttctaaattgcTACTTGAGTTAATTTTATGTCTGTTAATTATTCATCGTAGAATTAATGCCTCTGCTCCAGGATATATTCATAGAATGGGTTGCTGCTACAGACATTGTGGGAACCTGAGCCCATGCTTCCACTTCTACAGTTACCGCCTCCTGTCTGATAACAACGGCCATCTTGTCTATTATCCTCCTTGCAAATTAACAATGTGTGGGTAGTGTTGGATCTAGACTGTCCACAGGAGGGTGCAAATTGTCCAGAGCCAGAACTCGAGAACCTTTGTCTTTGTCTGTGAATACTTTCATATCCATCAGACTCACTACCTGATAGGCTGGAACTCCTACTTCTTTCTTCCTGGTTGTACCCTGACCATTCCTGGCTATTTCTTCTTGATTGATTGGGGGTTGAGCCTATTTGGGGTTTACTGTACCCATGATGAGTTCCACTTGAAATTGACCTATATCTCCCTTGTAATTTATGTTGCCCATAGTTCGAATACCAGCCAGATCCAGAACCACATTGTCCAGAGCTGGGTGAGTGACATGAGCTAGATCCATACTGTTCAGAGCTACAATACTGCCCAGATCCAGAACCACATTGTCCAGAGCTGGGTGAGTGACATGAGCTAGATCCATATTGTCCAGTGCCAGAATATTGCCCAGATCCAAAACCACATTGTCCAGAGCTAGGTGCGTGACATGAGCCAGACCCATATTGTTCAGAGCTACAATATTGCCTAGATCCAGAACCACATTGTCCATAGCTGGGTGACTGACATGAGCCAGATCCGTACTGTTCAGTGCCAGAACACTGGCCAGATCCAAAATCATATTGTCCAGAGCTAGAGGACTGACATGAGCTAGACCCATATTGTTCAGATCCAGAATCACATTGCTCAGAGCTAGAGGACTGACTTGAGCCAGATCCGCACTGTTCAGTGCCAGAATACTGCCCAGATCCAGAACCACATTGTCCAGAGTGAGATGACTGACCTGATCCAGACCCATGTTGCCCAAAGCCGGAAGACTGACCTGATCTAGATCCATGTTGCCCAAAGCCAGAAGATTGACCTGATCCAGACTCCTGACGGCCAAAGCCAGAGGACTGACCTGATCCAGATCCATGTTGCCCAAAGCCAGAAGACTGACCTGATCCAGATCCATGTTGCCCAAAGCCAGAAGACTGACCTGATCCAGATCCATGTTGCCCAAAGCCAGAAGACTGACCTGATCCAGATCCATGTTGCCCAAAGCCAGAAGACTGACCTGATCTCGATCCATGTTGCCCAAAGCTAGAAGACTGACCTGACCCAGACTCCTGACGGCCAAAGCCAGAAGACTGACCTGATCCAGACCCATGTTGCCCAAAGCCAGAAGACTGACCTGATCCGGATCCATGTTGCCCAAAGCTAGAAGACTGACCTGATCCAGACTCATGACGGCCAAAGCCAGAAGACTGACCTGATCCAGACTCCTGATGGCCAATGCCAGAAGACTGACCTGATCCGGATCCATGTTGCCCAAAGCTCGAAGACTGACCTGATCTAGATCCATGTTGCCCAAAGCCAGAAGACTGCCCTGATCCAGATCCATGTTGCCCAAAGCCAGAAGACTGACCTGATCCAGATCCATGTTGCCCAAAGCCAGAAGACTGACCTGATCTCGATCCGTGTTGCCCAAAGCTAGAAGACTGACCTGACCCAGACTCCTGACGGCCAAAGCCAGAAGACTGACCTGATCCAGATCCATGTTGCCCAAAGCTAGAAGACTGACCTGATCCAGACTCATGACGGCCAAAGCCAGAAGACTGACCTGATCCAGACCCATGTTGCCCAAAGCTAGAAGACTGACCTGATCCAGATCCATGTTGCCCAAAGCCAGAAGACTGACCTGATCCAGATCCATGTTGCCCAAAGCTAGAAGACTGACCTGATCCAGACTCATGACGGCCAAAGCCAGAAGACTGACCTGATCCAGACCCATGTTGCCCAAAGCCAGAAGACTGACCTGATCCAGACCCATGTTGCCCAAAGCCAGAAGACTGACCTGATCCAGATCCATGTTGCCCAAAGCCAGAAGACTGACCTGATCCAGATCCATGTTGCCCAAAGCCAGAAGACTGACCTGATCCAGACTCATGACGGCCAAAGCCAGAAGACTGACCTGATCCAGACCCATGTTGCCCAAAGCCAGAAGACTGACCTGATCCAGATCCATGTTGCCCAAAGCCAGAAGACTGACCTGATCCAGACTCATGACGGCCAAAGCCAGAAGACTGACCTGATCCAGACCCATGTTGCCCAAAGCTAGAAGACTGACCTGATCCAGATCCATGTTGCCCAAAGCCAGAAGACTGACCTGATCCAGATCCATGTTGCCCAAAGCTAGAAGACTGACCTGATCCAGACTCATGACGGCCAAAGCCAGAAGACTGACCTGATCCAGACCCATGTTGCCCAAAGCCAGAAGACTGACCTGATCCAGACCCATGTTGCCCAAAGCCAGAAGACTGACCTGATCCAGATCCATGTTGCCCAAAGCCAGAAGACTGACCTGATCCAGATCCATGTTGCCCAAAGCCAGAAGACTGACCTGATCCAGACTCATGACGGCCAAAGCCAGAAGACTGACCTGATCCAGACCCATGTTGCCCAAAGCCAGAAGACTGACCTGATCCAGATCCATGTTGCCCAAAGCCAGAAGACTGACCTGATCCAGACTCATGACGGCCAAAGCCAGAAGACTGACCTGATCCAGACCCATGTTGACCACTGGTGGAAGACTCATTTGAGATAGGTCCATACTGGGTGCAGCTTGATGGCTGTCCTGAAGCACAGCCATGTTTTCCATAGCTAGAGGATTGACCATGTCCCGATACATGCTGTCCAGAGCCTGATGACTGACCTGATCCAGACCCATGCTGACCAAAGCCAGAGGACTGACCTGATCCAGACCCATGCTGACCAAAGCCAGAGGACTGACCTGATCCAGACCCATGTTGCCCAGAGCCAGAGGACTGACCTGAACCAGATCTATGTCTGCCATAGCCAGAGGACCGACCTGATCCAGACCCATGTTTTTCATAGCTAGAAGACTGGCCTGCGCCAGACCCATGTTGGCTGTGGCTAGAAGACTGACTTGAGCTGGACCTGTGTTGACCATAGCTGGAAGACTGACCTGAGCCAGATCTGTGATGCCCATAGCCAGACCCATGTTGGCTATAGCTAGAATGCTGACCTGAGCTAGAGCTATGCTGGCCATATCTAGATGACTGACCTGATCCAGACCTTTGTTGTCCAACACCAGAGGACTGACCTGAAGTAGGACCATGTTTTTCATAGCTAGAAGACTGACCAAACCCAGATCCATGTTGTCCATAGTTTGATGACTCACCGAAACTGGATCCTGAGCTAGACTCATGGTATCTCTGACTAGAAGACTGATTAGTGTCAGATCCAGACTTTCCGTAATTTGAGGATTGGCCTGATCCGGAGCCATGCTTTTGTCTTCCATAACTCCCTGAGCTGAATCCATGATGCTGGCTTGACTTATTCTTATGTTGTCTGTTCCCTAAGGATTCATTTGACCTGGACTTCTCCTGGTCAGAACTCAAAGACTGATCC
This DNA window, taken from Rhinolophus ferrumequinum isolate MPI-CBG mRhiFer1 chromosome 22, mRhiFer1_v1.p, whole genome shotgun sequence, encodes the following:
- the LOC117015142 gene encoding hornerin-like isoform X3 — translated: MSKLLQSIVTVLEVYYQYASQDEECDMLSKTELKQLLQKEFRQVLKNPDDPDTVEIIMQTLDRDHNKKVDFTEFLLMMFKLAQACNKIIGKDYCQASGSKQRHHSHRDQEEQSKTEEEDEGQKSSSSHSSCSSGENDSYSKGSRGSIKRRRGSSSKRKGHGGALSSSGKTSGEKGKESSSGHSKDSKKNKYGSHQQEGSGSEEVGDSHSSHQGRRSHSANQSGGGGERGQVGHSEDQSLSSDQEKSRSNESLGNRQHKNKSSQHHGFSSGSYGRQKHGSGSGQSSNYGKSGSDTNQSSSQRYHESSSGSSFGESSNYGQHGSGFGQSSSYEKHGPTSGQSSGVGQQRSGSGQSSRYGQHSSSSGQHSSYSQHGSGYGHHRSGSGQSSSYGQHRSSSSQSSSHSQHGSGAGQSSSYEKHGSGSGRSSGYGRHRSGSGQSSGSGQHGSGSGQSSGFGQHGSGSGQSSGFGQHGSGSGQSSGSGQHVSGHGQSSSYGKHGCASGQPSSCTQYGPISNESSTSGQHGSGSGQSSGFGRHESGSGQSSGFGQHGSGSGQSSGFGQHGSGSGQSSGFGQHGSGSGQSSGFGQHGSGSGQSSGFGRHESGSGQSSSFGQHGSGSGQSSGFGQHGSGSGQSSSFGQHGSGSGQSSGFGRHESGSGQSSGFGQHGSGSGQSSGFGQHGSGSGQSSGFGRHESGSGQSSGFGQHGSGSGQSSGFGQHGSGSGQSSGFGQHGSGSGQSSGFGQHGSGSGQSSGFGRHESGSGQSSSFGQHGSGSGQSSGFGQHGSGSGQSSSFGQHGSGSGQSSGFGRHESGSGQSSSFGQHGSGSGQSSGFGRQESGSGQSSSFGQHGSRSGQSSGFGQHGSGSGQSSGFGQHGSGSGQSSGFGQHGSRSGQSSSFGQHGSGSGQSSGIGHQESGSGQSSGFGRHESGSGQSSSFGQHGSGSGQSSGFGQHGSGSGQSSGFGRQESGSGQSSSFGQHGSRSGQSSGFGQHGSGSGQSSGFGQHGSGSGQSSGFGQHGSGSGQSSGFGQHGSGSGQSSGFGRQESGSGQSSGFGQHGSRSGQSSGFGQHGSGSGQSSHSGQCGSGSGQYSGTEQCGSGSSQSSSSEQCDSGSEQYGSSSCQSSSSGQYDFGSGQCSGTEQYGSGSCQSPSYGQCGSGSRQYCSSEQYGSGSCHAPSSGQCGFGSGQYSGTGQYGSSSCHSPSSGQCGSGSGQYCSSEQYGSSSCHSPSSGQCGSGSGWYSNYGQHKLQGRYRSISSGTHHGYSKPQIGSTPNQSRRNSQEWSGYNQEERSRSSSLSGSESDGYESIHRQRQRFSSSGSGQFAPSCGQSRSNTTHTLLICKEDNRQDGRCYQTGGGNCRSGSMGSGSHNVCSSNPFYEYILEQRH
- the LOC117015142 gene encoding hornerin-like isoform X1 encodes the protein MSKLLQSIVTVLEVYYQYASQDEECDMLSKTELKQLLQKEFRQVLKNPDDPDTVEIIMQTLDRDHNKKVDFTEFLLMMFKLAQACNKIIGKDYCQASGSKQRHHSHRDQEEQSKTEEEDEGQKSSSSHSSCSSGENDSYSKGSRGSIKRRRGSSSKRKGHGGALSSSGKTSGEKGKESSSGHSKDSKKNKYGSHQQEGSGSEEVGDSHSSHQGRRSHSANQSGGGGERGQVGHSEDQSLSSDQEKSRSNESLGNRQHKNKSSQHHGFSSGSYGRQKHGSGSGQSSNYGKSGSDTNQSSSQRYHESSSGSSFGESSNYGQHGSGFGQSSSYEKHGPTSGQSSGVGQQRSGSGQSSRYGQHSSSSGQHSSYSQHGSGYGHHRSGSGQSSSYGQHRSSSSQSSSHSQHGSGAGQSSSYEKHGSGSGRSSGYGRHRSGSGQSSGSGQHGSGSGQSSGFGQHGSGSGQSSGFGQHGSGSGQSSGSGQHVSGHGQSSSYGKHGCASGQPSSCTQYGPISNESSTSGQHGSGSGQSSGFGRHESGSGQSSGFGQHGSGSGQSSGFGQHGSGSGQSSGFGRHESGSGQSSGFGQHGSGSGQSSGFGQHGSGSGQSSGFGQHGSGSGQSSGFGQHGSGSGQSSGFGRHESGSGQSSSFGQHGSGSGQSSGFGQHGSGSGQSSSFGQHGSGSGQSSGFGRHESGSGQSSGFGQHGSGSGQSSGFGQHGSGSGQSSGFGRHESGSGQSSGFGQHGSGSGQSSGFGQHGSGSGQSSGFGQHGSGSGQSSGFGQHGSGSGQSSGFGRHESGSGQSSSFGQHGSGSGQSSGFGQHGSGSGQSSSFGQHGSGSGQSSGFGRHESGSGQSSSFGQHGSGSGQSSGFGRQESGSGQSSSFGQHGSRSGQSSGFGQHGSGSGQSSGFGQHGSGSGQSSGFGQHGSRSGQSSSFGQHGSGSGQSSGIGHQESGSGQSSGFGRHESGSGQSSSFGQHGSGSGQSSGFGQHGSGSGQSSGFGRQESGSGQSSSFGQHGSRSGQSSGFGQHGSGSGQSSGFGQHGSGSGQSSGFGQHGSGSGQSSGFGQHGSGSGQSSGFGRQESGSGQSSGFGQHGSRSGQSSGFGQHGSGSGQSSHSGQCGSGSGQYSGTEQCGSGSSQSSSSEQCDSGSEQYGSSSCQSSSSGQYDFGSGQCSGTEQYGSGSCQSPSYGQCGSGSRQYCSSEQYGSGSCHAPSSGQCGFGSGQYSGTGQYGSSSCHSPSSGQCGSGSGQYCSSEQYGSSSCHSPSSGQCGSGSGWYSNYGQHKLQGRYRSISSGTHHGYSKPQIGSTPNQSRRNSQEWSGYNQEERSRSSSLSGSESDGYESIHRQRQRFSSSGSGQFAPSCGQSRSNTTHTLLICKEDNRQDGRCYQTGGGNCRSGSMGSGSHNVCSSNPFYEYILEQRH
- the LOC117015142 gene encoding uncharacterized protein LOC117015142 isoform X9 — translated: MGITDLAQVSLPAMVNTGPAQVSLLATANMGLAQASLLAMKNMGLDQVGPLAMADIDLVQVSPLALGNMGLDQVSPLALVSMGLDQVSPLALVSMGLDQVSHQALDSMYRDMVNPLAMENMAVLQDSHQAAPSMDLSQMSLPPVVNMGLDQVSLLALAVMSLDQVSLLALGNMDLDQVSLLALGNMGLDQVSLLALGNMGLDQVSLLALAVMSLDQVSLLALGNMDLDQVSLLALGNMDLDQVSLLALGNMGLDQVSLLALAVMSLDQVSLLALGNMDLDQVSLLALGNMGLDQVSLLALAVMSLDQVSLLALGNMDLDQVSLLALGNMDLDQVSLLALGNMGLDQVSLLALGNMGLDQVSLLALAVMSLDQVSLLALGNMDLDQVSLLALGNMDLDQVSLLALGNMGLDQVSLLALAVMSLDQVSLLALGNMDLDQVSLLALAVRSLGQVSLLALGNTDRDQVSLLALGNMDLDQVSLLALGNMDLDQGSLLALGNMDLDQVSLRALGNMDPDQVSLLALAIRSLDQVSLLALAVMSLDQVSLLALGNMDPDQVSLLALGNMGLDQVSLLALAVRSLGQVSLLALGNMDRDQVSLLALGNMDLDQVSLLALGNMDLDQVSLLALGNMDLDQVSLLALGNMDLDQVSPLALAVRSLDQVNLLALGNMDLDQVSLPALGNMGLDQVSHLTLDNVVLDLGSILALNSADLAQVSPLALSNVILDLNNMGLAHVSPLALDNMILDLASVLALNSTDLAHVSHPAMDNVVLDLGNIVALNNMGLAHVTHLALDNVVLDLGNILALDNMDLAHVTHPALDNVVLDLGSIVALNSMDLAHVTHPALDNVVLDLAGIRTMGNINYKGDIGQFQVELIMGTVNPK
- the LOC117015142 gene encoding uncharacterized protein LOC117015142 isoform X7 yields the protein MGITDLAQVSLPAMVNTGPAQVSLLATANMGLAQASLLAMKNMGLDQVGPLAMADIDLVQVSPLALGNMGLDQVSPLALVSMGLDQVSPLALVSMGLDQVSHQALDSMYRDMVNPLAMENMAVLQDSHQAAPSMDLSQMSLPPVVNMGLDQVSLLALAVMSLDQVSLLALGNMDLDQVSLLALGNMDLDQVSLLALGNMGLDQVSLLALGNMGLDQVSLLALAVMSLDQVSLLALGNMDLDQVSLLALGNMDLDQVSLLALGNMGLDQVSLLALAVMSLDQVSLLALGNMDLDQVSLLALGNMGLDQVSLLALAVMSLDQVSLLALGNMDLDQVSLLALGNMDLDQVSLLALGNMGLDQVSLLALGNMGLDQVSLLALAVMSLDQVSLLALGNMDLDQVSLLALGNMDLDQVSLLALGNMGLDQVSLLALAVMSLDQVSLLALGNMDLDQVSLLALAVRSLGQVSLLALGNTDRDQVSLLALGNMDLDQVSLLALGNMDLDQGSLLALGNMDLDQVSLRALGNMDPDQVSLLALAIRSLDQVSLLALAVMSLDQVSLLALGNMDPDQVSLLALGNMGLDQVSLLALAVRSLGQVSLLALGNMDRDQVSLLALGNMDLDQVSLLALGNMDLDQVSLLALGNMDLDQVSLLALGNMDLDQVSPLALAVRSLDQVNLLALGNMDLDQVSLPALGNMGLDQVSHLTLDNVVLDLGSILALNSADLAQVSPLALSNVILDLNNMGLAHVSPLALDNMILDLASVLALNSTDLAHVSHPAMDNVVLDLGNIVALNNMGLAHVTHLALDNVVLDLGNILALDNMDLAHVTHPALDNVVLDLGSIVALNSMDLAHVTHPALDNVVLDLAGIRTMGNINYKGDIGQFQVELIMGTVNPK